A genomic stretch from Xenopus laevis strain J_2021 chromosome 6S, Xenopus_laevis_v10.1, whole genome shotgun sequence includes:
- the ankmy2.S gene encoding ankyrin repeat and MYND domain-containing protein 2, translating to MAPRKGELTEDERLLLTHISQGNIQETRRLLGSKDVRVNCLDEHGMTPLMHAAYKGKVDMCKLLLQHGADVNCNEHEHGYTALMFAGLSGKKEIAWLMLEAGADTDVVNSVGRTAAQMAAFVGQHDCVTAINNFFPREKLDYYTKPQGLNKEPKLPAKLAGPLYKVITTTNLHPVKIVYLIKENPLLMETEALKKCCTVLDLICEKCMKQKDMNEVLAVKMHYISCILQKCSTFLQDQEDKLDTFIKNLLKGRDPDCFPVFQEKLIRECIRKFPYCEATLLQQLVRSIAPVEIGSDPTAFSILTQAITGQVGFIDADFCTTCGEKGATKRCSVCKLVIYCDQNCQKLHWFTHKKVCKMLKEKREKQEQEAAKEKRRQEKLAQKAEEIKIDEQLAETEGACNSQTDASGEAECSAIQSAAEGLEGSKLVSPSSEHTAETNFSQTTNDTEA from the exons CACGGAATGACTCCTCTTATGCATGCAGCCTACAAAGGAAAGGTGGATATGTGCAAACTTTTACTGCAACATGGAGCAGATGTCAACTGTAATGAACACGAGCATGGGTACACAGCATTGATGTTTGCTGGCCTTTCAG ggaaaaaagaaattgcTTGGCTGATGCTGGAAGCTGGAGCTGACACAGATGTGGTCAACTCCGTTGGGAGAACAGCTGCACAAATGGCAGCTTTTGTAG GCCAGCATGACTGTGTCACAGCAATCAACAATTTTTTCCCGAGAGAAAAACTGGATTATTACACCAAACCTCAAGGGTTAAATAAAGAACCTAAATTACCGGCAAAATTAGCTGGACCCTTGTACAAAGTCATCACAACCACAAATTTGCATCCTGTTAAG attgTCTATCTAATAAAAGAGAACCCCCTTTTGATGGAGACAGAAGCTTTAAAGAAGTGTTGCACCGTGTTGGATTTAATCTGTGAAAAATGCATGAAGCAAAAGGACATGAATGAAGTTTTGGCCGTGAAAATGCACTATATCAGTTGCATATTGCAAAAATGCTCTACTTTTCTCCAGGATCAGGAAGACAAacttgatacatttattaaaaa TTTATTAAAAGGCAGAGATccagactgcttccctgtgtTCCAGGAGAAGCTTATCCGAGAATGCATCAGGAAGTTCCCCTACTGTGAAGCAACATTACTGCAGCAGCTTGTCAGAAGCATCGCTCCAGTGGAAATT GGCTCTGATCCCACTGCATTCTCAATACTTACTCAAGCTATTACTGGACAAGTGGGCTTTATCGATGCAGACTTTTGCACCACGTGTGGAGAGAAGGGAGCCACCAAGAGATGCTCCGTGTGCAAACTG GTGATATATTGTGATCAGAACTGCCAGAAACTTCACTGGTTCACACACAAAAAAGTCTGCAAAATGCtgaaggagaagagagagaagcaagAACAGGAAGCAGCCAAAGAGAAGAGAAGACAGGAAAAGCTAGCTCAGAAAG CAGAGGAAATAAAAATTGATGAACAACTTGCAGAGACGGAAGGAGCATGTAATTCCCAAACAGACGCATCCGGAGAAGCAGAATGTTCAGCCATACAAAGTGCAGCAGAAGGATTGGAGGGAAGCAAATTGGTTTCTCCTTCCTCTGAACACACTGCTGAAACTAATTTTTCTCAGACCACAAATGATACCGAGGCATAA